The following DNA comes from Xiphophorus hellerii strain 12219 chromosome 5, Xiphophorus_hellerii-4.1, whole genome shotgun sequence.
AACCTTTTATGCCATCACTTGACAAATCCTTACAATTagaacaattttaaaacatacttcactttttataaactattttattgcaaaaaatgaTTACAAGGTTTTCTTTCCAACAAACTTGGACATTGTCCAATGTATGTGGATGTCACAAGGAATTGCAAATGAATCTTAAAATATACAACCAgatttttcacagtgcattaaGAGGATGTAAAATGATGCatgatttaacatttaatgtGGTTTCTGAAGCACCACTTGGCTCGGTGGTTGAGGGCTGCAGCCTGCATTTGTTGCGCCTGCTGTAAGGAGCTGAAGCATGTTTGATTCCCAACCCACAGCAGTTTACTGCATGCCAGGTTCTCTGCCTGACAGTTTGGTTAAAATTTTAGGGTTATGAATGCATTTTCAAGGCACTTCAGAGGTCAGCGACATTTTCTAAAACTACCAGCAAACCCACGCTGGAAGCTTCTAAATGTCTCAAGGCttaaaaatactgaattttCTGATGCACATGCAATATTTCTACCTTTGCACCTCTGTTTCAAAAACTTCTTCCAATTGATGTACATATCCAGCTTATACAGACTTGTCATATTTCCACTTAAGATCTCATTGAAAGAAGCTTCACTGTTCCCTGAAGAAGCCCCATTTATCTTGGTCCATTTGAGTttgcaacattttctctgtGCAAATGTAGATGTGTTTACATCTTCTCGTAGGTGAGTTCATGTCCGCAGGTGGTGCAGGTTTTCTTGTAGAGGTCCTCCTCTGGGTCCACCACCTCCTCTGGTCCGTACTCGTGCTGGTGGGCGCTGGTGTTTTTGGTCCACGTGCTGCTCCTCACCGCCCTGCGCAGctctgacacacaaacacatttaacatCAAGAGTCGGCTCTGCCGGCGAAGGACTTGTGCGTCAAACAGGAAACCAACCTCTGACTTTCTTGTTAAAGCGCTTTTGTTTTTGGACCTCTTTGTTCTCCTCCCTCGTTTCTCTGGCCTCTTCCAGCGCCTCCTCTGAGCCCCAAACCTCCATACATCTTTTTTCTACCTGAGGTACACaattatttcagacatttatcTCTACATTCCAACACATCTTTCATGTCAAAACATCCACAGTTGACTGTTTTTGGCTCCTAAACATTGAATCCACGGGAGGGCATTTTTACAGCTGTGtggctttcagttttctcaTAATTATATACTGTAGTTTTAGACTCTTGGGCATGAAAGTAGAAGCTTCAAATTTGCAAAATGTCTGGGAGTGGTGTTAAATTAGCTAAATGTCTTAAATATACTGGTGTGATGACTAGAGTTGGAATTGCTGATCAAAACAGCCTCAGAAGATTTCAAGAAAGTTTGGTTGCTTGTAGACAAAGCATAATGACAGGAAGAGCAATACAATACATGCATCTCACCTGCAGCAGAAGGTAAAGCTTCATGTCTCCCCAGCGTGGGTtatgagggtttttcttcagtATGAACCGAAGAGGGGGCTCTCTCTTGTCGAGGTCGACGTCCTTCAGCAGGTAGCGCTGCTTGGCCTCAGTTCTGGAGATCAGCTTGTGCTTCTCCTCGTTGTCTCTGAAGAGAAGAAAGACTTTCAGTCATTTTGAAACCATCAACTCTTCAGAGCAGTTGGAGAGATTTTGAGGCACTTGGCTATCAGCATAATGCAAGTTCAGTCAGTAGGTATCGATTAAATACACGGTTTCTGCATGCAccaaatgtaagactttttaaaaccattatgaattaaatttaagacttgtaTTTCCACAACTTTGTCCAGCCAACTGGCCATAAATTTGTATTTACCAATGGAAGatgcaaaaaagaaagggaaaaaaaaaaaagctagctagcaggGGTATGTTAGCATTGAGTTAGCAGTAGCCTCAACAGTCTCGAGTCATAACGCAATGAAGATGTATGAGAGCAACTCAAAcatttgcctgacagaaaatttccttgaaaaaaaataatacatacaaTATACACAAGTAGTCCAGTCAAGACAAAATATAAGACCTATCATGTATTGAAGGCTAACTTACTttataaaacttaatttaagacattttaagactttCATTTCAGACACAAgactacagatttttttaaaggatgtGCGCTAAAATCTTTACAGATCAGAtatcaatttaatttaatcataaatccagatgtttgagaacattaatgaaaaatatagCATCACGAAGATCGAGGAACGCAGCAGGAAGATGTTGAGAAGTTTAAAAGCAGattgattataaaataatatcccAAACTAAGCTTACTCCTTGTCCAATACATCACCTGGAAATGTAGAGTaaggcacaactgcaaacctacacAGATGTGGTCATTCAGCTGAACTGAGCATTAATCAAAGAAGCAGCCCAGAGGTTCATGGTAACTTTgtaggagctgcagagatcattAGGTTGAATACCTGCATTTGTCGCACACAGACAAGTCGAAGCTGTTGCTGAGGAAAGAGTCCATGAAGGGTTTCTGACAGTCATCACACAGCAGATAGTCTGGTTCAATCACCGGAGCTGAGGACAGACCCGCAAGAGATCGCGTTGTCAGGGAAACGCGCTTGAACACACACTATACAGTCACAGTCTCCACTAAAACACACCTGGCTGATGCACCACCTTCTTAGCTTTCCGCTCTTCCTCgccgccctcctcctcctcgatAAAGAAACCTGCACCAGAGTCGATCGTCTTGGAAACTTTGGCCGAGGTCGCCCCCTCCACGGCGGACAGCGGGCGGCTCGCAAGCCGAGCTTGGCGGAGCATCAACGCCCGCTGACGGTTTCTCTCTATCTTAGCCCGCATGGCGGCAGAAAGCTCCGGTTTGGGGCTCTGGTCTGGCGGGGGAGCGGCAGCATCAGCTCCCTCTGACTCGGACCGGTCCATAATGGTCTCATAGAGAGGGCTCGGCTTTGTTTCGGCGCTGCATCGGACTGTTGTTATGAAACTGACAGCTGAAGGCTTCCGTTGTTTTTTCCTCGTCGTTTTAGTAATTGGCGCAATGCTGCCACCTGTCGAATTGGAGTGAGAAGAGCCAAAAGGAGGGGAAacgaaacatttcttttaatggCGTTACTCACGACATTAACCAATGTATGTAAGTAAATAGCTGCATTTACTCAACTACATTGACTTGAATAAGTTTTTTTTAGGGGGGGGGAATATCTTTATACGAGTAGTTTTACTGAACttgagtaatatttttatttgcaactcttatttgagtaaaatttctggatactctacTCACTGAGTAACTTTCCTGAatgatgaaaaaacatttttacaaaaaattgcAGGAGATATAGAAATGGGTGCAgtttaaattaaagtgaaagttcttgtttgtttgtcgCTGTTTTCTACGTGCTTAGCCTGATGTTCTATTTAGcgctgcagttttttttctttttttttaaacaattactGTATTAGTTTGAGTTTAGGGTTTGTTTGTAATTGTAGCTGTGTTATTTGTAtacaatttttgatttttaaattcaaatttgtgTCTAATATTATGTCACTTTTAAGTCGGTTGTTGaccgcagtgaagttagtttcaagttggatattcgatattcgagctccgcggagtaagcggcgtttagctcaaggttgatccgatttatgaacgctactgtcggccagcggttctccaccgctcccggcccgagctccgcggagtaacCGACGTTTAGCTGAAAGTTGATCCGATTTCGGAACGCTACTctcggccagcggttctccaccgctcccggccgcagcgcccgaaggttcacttagggactatcaacaaattactgaacctaacattcctgtcaaagaaatataatgttttcttcaatagcttgcaggtcatgtgacctattgactcaaaatcactttgaaataattctaatagtccctttaattgaggcacagacatttgttttccattttaaatcattttccattttttaggaatttttttcttcaaaattgagggtttttcttcaatagcttccaggtcatttgacctattgactcaaaatcactttgaaataattctaatagtctctttagatgaggcacagtcatttgttttccatttttagccattttccattttttaggaatttttttcttcaaaattgactgtttttcttcaatagcttccaggtcatgtgacctattgagtcaaaatcactttgaaattgttctaccagtctctatagatgaggcacagtcatttgttttccattttaaatcattttcaatttttaattaatttatttcatcaaaattgagtgtttttcttcaatagcttccaggtcatgtgacctattgactcaaaatcactttggaataattccctttaattgaggcacagtcatttgttttccattttaaatcattttccattttttaggaatttttttcttcaaaattgagggttttttttcaatagcttccaggtcatgtgacctattgactcaaaatcactttggaataattctaatagtctctttagatgaggcacagtcatttgttttccattttaaatcattttcaatttttaattaatttatttcatcaaaattgagggtttttcttcaatagcttccaggtcatgtgacctattgactcaaaatcactttgaaataattctaatagtctctttagatgaggcacagacatttgttttccatttttagccattttccattttttaggaatttttttcttcaaaattgagggtttttattcaatagcttccaggtcatgtgacctattgagtcaaaatcactttgaaataattctaatagtctctttagatgaggcacagacatttgtttgcgatctaaattaattataaattttaaaacaccttctcattgaaaagcaaaattgtCAGTAAAAGTAAATACTGACATGTGGGAAAAGATTAATTGCGagacatgtgcttaaagtttgtctttatgttaacatttaatttttgaacatttttaatgccatTTCAGGTAAACTTTGACAACTATGAAGCAGTTCTGTCATTTGTCCTTGTGAACAACAATCACTGGAAGTTGctggtttgtgattttttgtctataatcaatattttttcattttatggttTGGATAGAGCATGACATATTCACattagttttaatgaaatttttctttgttatgcCCCTTTACTTTGTTGATCTGTTTTAGTACATCAATGCAGAAGCCAGAACTGTATTCCTAATAGATCCTGCACAAGTATCATCTGAGCTTGTGGACTCCCAAAAGGCAGCTAAAagaatacagtaaataaagctctaataaatttttaaaatgtattaaaaattaataaatttgcaaagtgACCACATAGAGATtgagttaaaaatctgaatgtatgtgacattcagatttctgaatatattattgaaatatattatccataacattttttcaaaatatattatgtaaaaaatatttctattaatttaaatgtttatgtaaatattaatttcaataaacttaacattgttgttgttaacAGAAACTGATAAGAGGAAAGCGTGAGTTGTCTTATGAGTGGAATTACAGAATACAATTGCTCTTacacaaatcattttgtttgttatccAGAGAATACTTCAAAATGAGAAGGACATGCCATGGAAAAACAGACTGGGTTGGGATCCAATGGAAAGGGGGGACAATGCGCCACCCTATTCAACAAGACGGAAGCAGCTGTGGAGTTATTGTAGTCAAAGTAAATTaatgagttcatgttttttgttatacaaGTGTGGATACTGTGTAATTATTATAGAGAAAAGTTGTCTATCATCAAATACAGTCTCTCTGGTTAGTTAAAATGGGCTTTCGGAATTGTGGAAAGAGTGTGTATTCACTTGGAGAAATACAGACTCCCCCAACAGTAGCCCATAACTGGGGTCAGTGCAACATGCCACACAGTATTTGTAATTACAGTT
Coding sequences within:
- the LOC116720587 gene encoding uncharacterized protein LOC116720587, whose protein sequence is MPFQVNFDNYEAVLSFVLVNNNHWKLLYINAEARTVFLIDPAQVSSELVDSQKAAKRIQEYFKMRRTCHGKTDWVGIQWKGGTMRHPIQQDGSSCGVIVVKMAKALMEAFPLMPDVDFDTTKKAMKSERRTLTLQILDASVFDDHCWCAMCAAYKAPGSGPGMTDWIQCDNCDRWYHALCINMKSTEFQKKKTGSWKCVLCS
- the xpa gene encoding DNA repair protein complementing XP-A cells, which gives rise to MLLLLLLLRSFGFQIKGAVVGRTEQKKSQGGSIAPITKTTRKKQRKPSAVSFITTVRCSAETKPSPLYETIMDRSESEGADAAAPPPDQSPKPELSAAMRAKIERNRQRALMLRQARLASRPLSAVEGATSAKVSKTIDSGAGFFIEEEEGGEEERKAKKVVHQPAPVIEPDYLLCDDCQKPFMDSFLSNSFDLSVCDKCRDNEEKHKLISRTEAKQRYLLKDVDLDKREPPLRFILKKNPHNPRWGDMKLYLLLQVEKRCMEVWGSEEALEEARETREENKEVQKQKRFNKKVRELRRAVRSSTWTKNTSAHQHEYGPEEVVDPEEDLYKKTCTTCGHELTYEKM